One genomic region from Lineus longissimus chromosome 6, tnLinLong1.2, whole genome shotgun sequence encodes:
- the LOC135489022 gene encoding protein neuralized-like, whose product MGNSQPGRGEVGGNTFSNWPMRFHNVHSNNIGLAVDKKRARRIESFCKGICFGSRPVGLMEKVYIKFAETSTSWSGVLRFGYSAHDPATINGSTLPRYACPDLTNKPGYWAKALGERYAEVGNVVYFYRLRNGDVMFGVNDEEKGLFLTCVNPNLPLWPLVDVYGNTVAMEFVDGRQFNNVTASLSSSVTPPVSPPANANEELNRASLNGQQFESANTNLPIRYHRTCQFAPLPFHVLHGRNIILTGDGTIAARTTEEYCNAYVFTPRPMKIGEKLVIQVLGIDRSFYGGMTFGMTSSDPSGLHQTDLPDDADLLLDRPEYWVVNKDICNIPELGDEISIYLSEEGEVHYGRNGNHVAVLLHIDKTIPMWAFFDVYGNTQKIKMLGVFEERDNNALNDVTSAMHGLTVALPHSNSPGSNRGGNPPNPPPRPNLRHSSLLPQNVAKPILEKAQGGASGTSNMSRQPMSMPGMKRPQDLDEMNECSICFEQPVDSVLYTCGHMCTCYDCALIVKEKGQLCPICRKEIKDVIKIYRS is encoded by the exons GCGAGGTGGGAGGGAATACCTTTTCCAACTGGCCGATGCGTTTCCACAATGTCCACAGCAACAACATCGGCCTCGCGGTGGACAAGAAGCGCGCTCGACGTATCGAAAGCTTCTGTAAAGGAATCTGTTTTGGGAGTAGACCAGTCGGTCTCATGGAGAAAGTTTACATCAAGTTTGCAGAGACGTCCACAAGTTGGAGCGGTGTTTTGAGATTTGGGTATTCAGCTCACGACCCTGCCACGATAAATGGCAGCACCTTGCCCCGCTACGCTTGTCCAGACCTAACAAATAAACCTGGTTATTGGGCAAAGGCGCTTGGAGAACGATATGCTGAAGTGGGAAATGTAGTGTACTTTTATCGGCTGAGGAATGGCGATGTGATGTTTGGTGTTAATGATGAAGAAAAGGGATTGTTTTTGACTTGTGTCAATCCCAATTTACCTCTGTGGCCTTTAGTTGATGTTTATGGAAACACTGTCGCGATGGAATTTGTTG ATGGTCGGCAGTTCAACAACGTCACAGCCTCGTTATCATCTTCAGTAACGCCACCTGTCTCTCCACCAGCAAACGCTAATGAAGAACTTAATCGAGCATCTCTTAATGGACAACAATTCGAATCGGCAAACACAAACCTCCCGATACGCTACCATAGGACATGCCAGTTTGCGCCTTTACCTTTCCATGTTTTGCATGGACGAAATATTATTCTAACAGGCGATGGAACCATCGCCGCTCGGACTACGGAAGAATATTGTAATGCGTATGTGTTTACGCCTCGACCAATGAAAATCGGCGAGAAACTTGTGATACAGGTGTTGGGGATCGATCGCTCCTTCTACGGCGGGATGACCTTTGGTATGACGTCAAGTGACCCAAGTGGTCTTCATCAAACAGATTTGCCCGATGATGCAGACTTGTTGCTTGATCGACCAGAGTATTGGGTAGTCAACAAGGACATTTGTAATATACCAGAACTTGGAGATGAAATAAGTATTTATTTAAGTGAAGAAG GTGAAGTGCATTATGGACGTAATGGCAACCATGTAGCTGTCTTACTTCACATCGACAAGACAATACCGATGTGGGCTTTCTTTGACGTTTATGGCAATACACAGAAAATCAAGATGTTAG GTGTGTTTGAAGAGAGAGACAATAACGCCTTGAATGATGTGACGTCTGCCATGCATGGCCTCACAGTGGCTCTGCCGCATTCTAATAGCCCCGGGTCAAATCGAGGTGGTAACCCACCCAACCCGCCACCCCGACCAAACCTACGCCACTCCAGTCTCCTGCCGCAAAATGTCGCGAAACCAATTCTGGAGAAAGCCCAAGGTGGAGCCAGTGGTACCAGTAACATGTCACGTCAACCAATGTCGATGCCCGGGATGAAGAGACCCCAGGATCTCGATGAAATGAACGAGTGCTCAATCTGTTTTGAACAGCCTGTTGATTCCGTCTTGTATACGTGTGGGCACATGTGCACATGTTATGACTGTGCTCTCATCGTCAAGGAGAAAGGACAGCTCTGCCCGATATGTCGCAAGGAAATCAAAGATGTGATAAAGATTTATAGGTCTTGA